A single genomic interval of Pochonia chlamydosporia 170 chromosome 7, whole genome shotgun sequence harbors:
- a CDS encoding phosphatidate cytidylyltransferase (similar to Aspergillus terreus NIH2624 XP_001211813.1), which translates to MGRSKRGVRFPHGNGQASGSEGRRSSFSDASEDGGTSPTRTRRISQLAPVDEKPPTPEEEYQKKKANFITRTFWTLCMLAAFFTALFMGHIYIIIIVTVVQIVSFKEVIAIANVPSRARSLRSTKSLNWYWLATTMYFLYGESVIYYFKHIVLVDKVLLPLATHHRFISFILYVFGFVFFVASLQAGHYKFQFTNFAWTHMALYLIVVQAHFVMNNVFEGMIWFFLPAALVITNDIFAYICGIAFGRTQLIKLSPKKTVEGFVGAWIATVLFGMVLVNLMIRSKYFICPVNDLGATIFTGLKCEPNPVFIPRTYYMPELFFLPESFKNFSLTFAPMQLHAFALATFASLIAPFGGFFASGLKRSFKIKDFGDSIPGHGGITDRMDCQFIMGFFAYMYYHTFISLHKVNVGTVLETAITSLSPEEQIELVKTMSRYLGNQGVVSEKFLACVEQTISS; encoded by the exons GTCGCCGTTCCAGCTTCAGCGATGCCAGTGAAGATGGAGGCACTTCTCCTACCCGGACCAGAAGGATATCCCAACTTGCTCCTGTCGACGAG AAGCCGCCCACGCCCGAAGAAGAGTACCAGAAGAAAAAAGCCAACTTCATTACTCGAACATTTTGGACACTTTGCATGCTAGCCGCGTTCTTTACCGCCCTCTTCATGGGCCACATttacatcatcatcatcgtcaccgtGGTCCAAATCGTTTCCTTCAAAGAagtcattgccattgccaacgTTCCGAGCCGGGCGCGATCTCTCCGATCTACCAAGAGCCTCAATTGGTATTGGTTGGCTACCACCATGTATTTTCTCTACGGCGAAAGCGTCATTTACTACTTTAAGCACATTGTCTTGGTTGACAAGGTGCTGCTGCCTCTCGCCACACATCATCGTTTCATCAGCTTCATTCTCTACGTCTTTG GTTTTGTCTTCTTTGTTGCCTCGCTTCAGGCTGGACACTACAAGTTTCAGTTCACCAACTTTGCATGGACGCACATGGCACTGTACCTCATCGTCGTTCAGGCCCATTTCGTCATGAATAATGTTTTTGAGGGCATGATTTGGTTCTTCCTGCCCGCCGCCCTCGTCATTACCAATGACATTTTCGCCTACATTTGTGGCATTGCCTTTGGCCGCACTCAGCTCATTAAGCTGTCACCCAAGAAGACTGTGGAAGGATTTGTCGGTGCTTGGATTGCAACTGTGCTATTCGGCATGGTACTTGTGAATCTGATGATTCGGTCCAAGTATTTCATCTGTCCGGTCAAT GACCTCGGAGCCACCATTTTCACAGGGCTCAAATGCGAACCGAATCCCGTCTTCATTCCTCGCACCTACTACATGCCGgagcttttctttttgccggAAAGCTTTAAGAATTTCTCATTGACGTTTGCCCCGATGCAACTTCACGCGTTCGCGTTGGCGACATTTGCGTCTTTGATTGCTCCATTTGGAGGTTTCTTCGCTTCGGGGCTGAAGCGCAGCTTCAAGATTAAGGACTTCGGCGATTCGATTCCAGGACACGGCGGCATCACTGACCGCATGGACTGCCAGTTCATCATGGGATTCTTTGCGTACATGTACTACCACACCTTCATCTCCCTCCACAAGGTCAATGTCGGAACGGTTCTCGAGACTGCGATTACGAGCCTGAGCCCAGAGGAGCAAATTGAGCTGGTCAAGACCATGTCGCGGTACTTGGGCAACCAGGGAGTTGTGTCTGAAAAG TTCCTTGCATGCGTTGAGCAAACAATCAGCAGCTAG